A single Lolium perenne isolate Kyuss_39 chromosome 6, Kyuss_2.0, whole genome shotgun sequence DNA region contains:
- the LOC127306118 gene encoding probable hexosyltransferase MUCI70, translating to MPEHRLPTSTPAAAGPRRHSRRPRRRCRLLLLPAFTLALLSLAYLSFSSHSSLPLHENVGKEMDKRYTLNATVKENVSMAIEESEPFIRKKKPHKHYVPCEIEFLPSVENLVEPADYNNFTQFSLSYILKEEHLAGNGSLFGGHQSLQEREGTYYAKNQSLHCGFVEGPDGYPSSGFDLYEHDRAYMDTCRVVVSSCIFGGSDYLRRPTKSKISSYSKKNVCFIMFLDELTLATLSSEGHVPDETGSIGLWRIVVVKNLPYKDMRRAGKVPKLLAQRLFPSALYSIWLDSKLRLNADPMLIIEYFLWRKKAEYAISVHYDRTCVWEEVLQNKRLNKYNHTAIDEQFYFYQSDGLLKFNASGQEPLLPSYVPEGSFIVRAHTPMSNLFSCLWFNEVNRFTSRDQLSFTYTYLKLRRMNTGRNFHLNMFKDCERRAVAKLFHHRTNGTTDPPPSNHRMDKTHSSTPS from the exons ATGCCGGAGCACCGCCTGCCGACATCCACCCCGGCCGCGGCCGGGCCCCGCCGCCATTCCCGACGTCCGCGGCGCCGTTGCCGCCTGCTCCTCCTCCCGGCCTTTACCCTCGCGCTTCTCTCCCTCGCCTACCTCTCCTTCTCCTCCCACTCCAGCCTCCCCTTGCACG AGAATGTTGGGAAGGAAATGGACAAGAGGTACACACTCAATGCCACCGTCAAGGAAAATGTCTCTAT GGCTATAGAAGAGTCTGAACCCTTCATAAGAAAAAAGAAACCTCATAAGCATT ATGTGCCCTGTGAAATTGAGTTTTTGCCGTCCGTTGAAAATCTTGTGGAGCCTGCTGACTACAACAATTTTACCCAGTTCTCATTGAGCTATATCTTGAAAGAGGAACATTTGGCTGGTAACGGATCATTGTTTGGAGGGCACCAGAGTCTTCAAGAAAGAGAGGGGACATACTATGCAAAAAACCAAAGTCTCCACTGTGGTTTTGTAGAAGGCCCAGACGGTTACCCTAGTAGTGGATTTGATTTGTATGAACATGACAGGGCTTATATGGATACCTGCCGTGTTGTGGTGTCATCATGCATTTTTGGAGGCTCTGATTACTTAAGGAGACCAACTAAAAGCAAG ATCAGCTCATACTCTAAGAAGAATGTATGCTTCATCATGTTCCTGGATGAGCTAACGTTGGCAACCCTTTCCTCTGAAGGACACGTCCCTGATGAAACTGGATCCATTGGTCTTTGGAGAATTGTTGTAGTTAAGAACTTACCCTACAAAGATATGCGGAGAGCAGGAAAGGTGCCAAAACTTCTGGCTCAGCGACTCTTCCCATCTGCCTT GTACTCCATCTGGTTGGATAGCAAACTGCGTCTTAATGCTGATCCAATGCTTATCATTGAATATTTCTTATGGAGAAAGAAAGCAGAATATGCCATTTCAGTGCACTATGATCGCACATGTGTCTGGGAGGAAGTGCTTCAGAACAAGCGCTTAAACAAGTACAATCACACTGCTATCGACGAACAATTTTACTTTTACCAGTCTGACGGCCTTTTGAAGTTTAATGCTTCTGGCCAAGAGCCTCTTCTACCAAGTT ATGTGCCCGAAGGATCTTTCATTGTTCGTGCCCATACACCAATGTCTAATTTATTTTCATGCCTTTGGTTCAATGAGGTCAACCGTTTCACCTCACGTGATCAATTGAGTTTTACATACACTTACTTGAAGCTCAGAAGAATGAACACAGGAAGAAATTTTCACCTAAATATGTTTAAG GACTGTGAAAGAAGAGCAGTAGCTAAACTCTTCCACCACCGAACTAATGGAACTACAGATCCACCACCTTCTAATCATCGTATGGATAAAACTCATTCATCAACACCAAGctaa